The genomic window CCCGTCAACTGTCAGCTTGTGGCCCGcgaagctaagtaaattttaagACTAAGTTAATTTAAgctaagattaaaaaaataattacggtATTGAGATCACAATATttaccaaaaatatttttaatttcctcTTTTATGTTTAATCTCAACAAATACCAAACATAAACATACATAAAGAGTTATGCAGTAGCTGCAATCCTAGCAAAAATCAAAGCCTTTTTCAGACGGTGAAATTGTTAAGGAGTGTTTGGACAGTGTCGCTGAAATATGTCCAGAACAGAAAACGGAATTCTCAAAAATAAGCCTATCTCGTCATACTATTACAAGGCGTGTGGATGATATTGGAAAACATGTCGAAGATAAGTTAAAAAATCGCGCATCTGAGTTCATATATTATTCTCTTCTCTGGCATTGGATGAAAGCACCGATAGGACGGATACCGCACAAGTGGTGATATTTATCAGAGATGTTGATGcctattttaaaaaaactgaaaaactaacaGCATTATTTCCACTTAAGGATACCACTAAGTCACGAGATTTATTAGAGGCCGGTCAAACAACACTCAATCGCTTTTCAGTACAACTAAACAACTTGTCGGGCTTAACAATTGATGGTGCTCCAGCAATGGTTGGGACACACGTAGGTTTGGTAAAACTGATTGAAACGAGGCCTGTAGAGTATTCAATACGTCGATGCTTTCATAGCATTATTCATCAAGAGAATTTGTGAGCCAAATCTCTCAAAATGGACCATGTTATGAAGGTAGCTATCAAAATAGTGAATTTTATAAGTCACAAGGTTTGTATCACCGTCAATTTCAAGAATTTCTAAAGTACTTCGAATCAGAATATGATGACGTTATATTTTATGCAGAAGTAAGATGGCTGACCCGTGCAAAAATGTTGAAGAGTTTTTGATTTGAGGCAAGAAATATAATCATTTTTGAGCAAATCAAAGAGCATTTCAAACTTTCAAGACGACGAGTGGGTTTCCGATTTTGCATTTCTGGTAGATATAACCAGCCACTTAAATGAACTCAATACTCGTCTACAAGGCAAAGATCAATTTATTAATGGTATGTATGATTTTATTTATACGTTTCAAATAAAACTAGGGCTTTGAGAATAGTAGCTCCAAACTAAAAACTTCACTCATTTTACTACATTTTCAGAACGACCAGATATCACATCGGAGACAGCGACTAAATTATGTATCTTTGATATCTGATTTAAAAATCGAATTCGAAAACAGATTCCAAGATTTCAAAATCTGCTTTTTTTCTGCATTTGCAACACCAGTAGTAGAGATATGGGAATCTGAGATCCAAGATCCAAGATGGCGGCCAGCTTGATGGCTAGGATGGCGTTGAGGCCGTAGCCTCTGGTGcaagaagtacaccctgtcgtTATAAAAGAACCCTGTCGTtaagaagtacaccctgtcgtcatagggggtgagaagtagacgtgttggcggccagcggcgttgaggcctctgaagaagaaccctgtcgttataaaagaaccctaagaagtacaccctgtcgcACCCTGTCGTCATAGGGGTGAGAAGTAGACGTGTTGGCGGCCAGCGGCGTTGGGGCCTCTGAAGAAGAACCCTATCGTTATAAAAGAaccctaagaagtacaccctgtcgcACCCTGTAGGGGGTGAGAAGTAGACGTGTTGGCGGCCAGCGGCGTTGAGGCCTCTGAAGAAGAATCCCATAGGGTGGGGCCTCCGGGGGCGGTAAAAATGGCGTTATGTAACAAAATTAGGCAATGTAGATACGGTGTCGGCAAAAAGCAACGattttttagtattataatttCATACAAACGAATGCACCCCGCCTGCATTCTACAATGTGCTTTtagaattcaaagaaaaatacgTGAGTACCtccaagtaataaaaatatattgcaaTGTGGACGCTGACGCAACGGCAACTATATATGTCGTTCCCACGAGTGAACCGGATACATCCACATTCCAATGATGTCATACGTTAATGCACGTGTGGCGAAATGAGTGAACCGCGGGAAATACGCTGACAGtaactataaatattatatgtcgttcccacgagtgaaccggatacatccacattccaatgatgtcatacgttaatgcaccaactataaatattatatgtcgttcccacgagtgaaccggatacatccacattccaatgatgtcatacgttaatgcaccaactataaatattatatgtcgTTCCCACGAGTGAACCGGATACATCCACATTCCAATGGTTTGCAAATTACTAAAGGATGTAATTAAAACTTATGTTCACGAGGCTTGCAATGTGGGAAAATACGCTGACGCAATATGGTAGcaaattctataaatattatgtCGTTCCCACGATTGCGTTTATTGTATAATTAGTAATAAACAGATGCAGAAAATATAATGACGCTTGCTAATAGGAAATTCCAATTAAGATGCACATACTATTTaacacataaatattttattaggaACAGGTCAGGACTAAGgaaaatttcaaacaaatataaaattaatatatatgtatatttatatattagtTTAAGTAAAAGATGCTTCATTTCATCAATGTCTTCCGTGCAGTGTAGATTGGTAGAGTTTtgcgaaaaaatacaaaagttgaAAGCGGATATACAGTGGTACGAAGATAGAACCGCAATTGAAAAACGATTTGCAGAGTTTCATTTGTCTACAAGAAAACTACCAAAAACACAATACCCATTAAAAAGAATTCAACCAGCAAGATGTCTCAATTAACGGCATCGTTTATCATTCTCACAGCTATTGTTAACAATGTCCTTTATACAAACGTTCCAAACAATGTTAAGAACATAGCGATATGTTTTAACGATGTAAAAACTGATTGTAATCGAACTGAATGGACTCTAATGGATCATGAAGTGGTGAATTATGGCCAGCTTCCAGTATTTTTCAAAACGATACCAAAGTCGGGAGGAGCATTCTACAAGATCAAGTTAATATCCCCAAATAACACTGAAAGTGATTCAAAATGGAGCAAAACTAATAATGATGATGACATCGTCCAATATGGTTCATCGATTATACTGTTAACAATAATATTAGTAATAAATGTATTTCTAGCTGTTAATatcattataaaattttttgtaagtCGCAAATGTGAATCATCTtgcattaaaataaatatgtaaaaaaggAAGGcagtgtttttttaaataaaactaaaacaaTACTTTTAATCTTTTATTCAAAAACCTAATTTACATAGGTAATATTTTTTCACAAAACCATTGGCGGAGGTGATCCACATTTCTCTCGGTGCAGGAAAATAGTCCAGTTGTGTGACAAGGATTGGCATTCTGAATAAAGTTTCCAGTATCAAGGGGTGTATCATCAAATTTACAAACATCAATAATGGTGGGAAAAACTCCAAAAATATGACATTTCTTTTGTAAAAATTCCACTTTTTGTTCGCCGCGAACGTAGATGTAATCAGCTGCATACAACAACTTAGATTCtagtatttcatttatttttgaatattcaaCATCCCCATTGGAATACCGAAGACCGTGCAGGTGTCTCTCCAAGTAAGATACAGTCTTCTTATCTTTATTACTCAATGTAGCAAACGGTTGTGGAGACGTAAATATGTAATGGCATCGTTTATGGCCAATTTCAATGGTAAGCTCTTTGGGTACAAACCACCCATCTACGGTGAATCCTTGTATGTCAACTAATGCGATCCTCATGATGTTGCGATCAATACTGAAAGACATAGTTGTAGATTGTcctatttaaattatatttttgacaACTTCAGTTAGTGGAAAGTATTCGAGTAGGCTGTCGTGAACAATTAAACAGTAAGCTCGAGTACCTGCTGGAAAACCTTCATCTGCTTCGATTTCCAACTTAACATCGACAGTTCCGGATCTAAACGATGTATCATCCTGCTTGGAACagtcaaaaacaaacaaagcaTATCTTTTAAATGCAGAGTAATCTAAGATGGGATGTTTTGTTAGCGAACGAGCATAACTGGGAAAGAATTCAGTATAATTGTAGTGAGCTATAGCGTAATCATTTTTTGTGAAATCCAATTGCATTCTCTCGTTAGGCCAATAGTCACCATTAATAACCACTCGTACGCTGGACATTCTAATGTGATCGAATAGCGTCGGATCAGCGTGAATATCATCTCGTTTAGAAGTTTGAAAAGCTACAATAACGTAGCGTGGACGTTCAACAGCTGAAGTTGTCTTTACACTCCATATCTCTCGTCGAGATCCTGCCGTAAGTGAAGGTAGTTCATTGAGCTCCCATTTACGGAAAGGTATGGTTATCGGTGTATTATTCTTAATCGGAGTCATTAATTCGATTTTCACATCATCATTGGGAAAGACATGTTTGACCTTGAGTTCCATGCTGGCGATGGTTAATGATACTGTTGTTACCGTCGTGGAACCAGTAGGTTCTTGGACAACAATGCAATCTTTATCATTACGCGCTCGAACAAAGCGAAACACTTGACGACCATAGGTTAATTTAGTGTAATCGttgaaaatgttgaaaatatgTTTGATTGGAATCAGTAAACTAAAGGCGTCCCCTGTTAAATGTGGATAATTCGGATAGTTCCATCCTGCAGTACTGAGAAATTTGGAATCTTCAGGTGTATAACACAACAAACTGCGAATAGTGCTGACTACACCTGGATCTCGAACTATTTCCATGTCATGTGAACTTTGGATGTATGTACAGGTATCAAACAAGAAGGATCCAGCATTCGGCGCAAGAGAAACAGTTCCATTACCAGCTTTCTTGATACTTCCTTTAATTTCTAAAAGTGTGTCGTGTATCGCAAAAAATGCATCTGATTGATTTATGATAAACTCGACAACATCACTATTATTAAATGACTTGATGTAAGGTGTATATGTACGAAATTCTTCTTTTCTAATAGTATCGTCGAACCGAGGTTTTTGGTAAAGATCGAAAATATGTGGTTCCTGCTGATGAACCTGGCGTCGAATATAGTGGCGTTTTGGCATTCTTCAGCCGTAATCCAATGGAAACAAGAAAAACTTTATTGTCAGCAGACACGTCACGTCCCATGTAGGATCCGTGTGAGACTAATGAATATGGATGTGTAGAGTTGTGTTTTATATCTAAACCCATCTATCGTTCCTTAAAATCCAAATGCAGAGTACTTTTCTCTCCTCTAAAGTTGACTGGTCTTAATTCTTGATCGA from Diabrotica virgifera virgifera chromosome 5, PGI_DIABVI_V3a includes these protein-coding regions:
- the LOC126885364 gene encoding uncharacterized protein LOC126885364; amino-acid sequence: MPKRHYIRRQVHQQEPHIFDLYQKPRFDDTIRKEEFRTYTPYIKSFNNSDVVEFIINQSDAFFAIHDTLLEIKGSIKKAGNGTVSLAPNAGSFLFDTCTYIQSSHDMEIVRDPGVVSTIRSLLCYTPEDSKFLSTAGWNYPNYPHLTGDAFSLLIPIKHIFNIFNDYTKLTYGRQVFRFVRARNDKDCIVVQEPTGSTTVTTVSLTIASMELKVKHVFPNDDVKIELMTPIKNNTPITIPFRKWELNELPSLTAGSRREIWSVKTTSAVERPRYVIVAFQTSKRDDIHADPTLFDHIRMSSVRVVINGDYWPNERMQLDFTKNDYAIAHYNYTEFFPSYARSLTKHPILDYSAFKRYALFVFDCSKQDDTSFRSGTVDVKLEIEADEGFPAGTRAYCLIVHDSLLEYFPLTEVVKNII